ATATCAATATACTTATAGATATATATTATACAAATGTAGATTATACATATACATAGGTTAAAGAATTAGTGAGACACAAACTCAGAGATGTGTTACTGAACACAGATTTACAACTGACTACGAGCAGGACagccacattttaatttatattaatttaaattgcattgaaaaacaacaattgttagcaatgtaagaaaaaaaactatccaAAGAGAAATGAGTAAAGCCAAAGCTTATTTGTGCCCATCTTAAACCCAAATATCATCAtcccaaaacagaaaaattgagttttgaggctgaagctgctgtctgtctttAAACTTTCAAAGTTTGAAAATTTACTTCTAGAtctattcagtttatttttcctacTTAGAATTGGAAAATATCACTTTCtgtggtaaaacaaaacaaaaaatactctATAAATTTACTCACAGGTATAATTGCACAACTATGAGTAACTTCTCAAGTTGTCAAGgcatttctttatttgctgagatttgttttcttaattttccttttctttttttcaaatgaaatcCAATGTCaaagctaaaaataagaaaatgctgtttttttctctcttatcttattgttttttctacGTGCCTAAATGTGATTTAGCTCTCTGTGGTAAAGACTGCTCTCTCTGACTTTACCTCCTAACATGATCTGTACTGTTGTTCATCACACAATAAATAAGAGATTAGAAGTAGAAGCAACAACACTCCAAAACAATAACAGcattctcttttgttttttgtttttttttagaataatttgttttaattttagcagATTTTTGTACAGTCATCACAAAATATTTATGacaatttctttctttgaatTAGCTATCATTTTtcctgtaaaagaaaatgggcTGTAAACTTCAGGTGgcatccttttcttttaaagatgacTGTATAAGAATCCTAAGAACATCTATTTCTAACAGCATGGATTCAGTAAAACCTGATGCAAATTGGTAAAACGCCTAACATGGCCAGTTAGAAATATTCAGTTATTCAGACATAAAGGTCTTCATAGAGGAACTGAAACCTGAAGGTCTACAGTGGGTTGCAGAAATATCCACTCCCCTGTTGTAGCATTCTGTtggattttgaatttaattttaagtAATAAACCAACACAAATAACTTCAAATCAATGAAGTTAAATGAAGAGTAAAAATTTGTTCTGCTCCATCTGTTGCTCCAGTTCATAGAGCGACCTAAAGCAAAGTTGACTTTTTGGAAAACTGGACTGtatatgttttaaaaccttttggaaAATTATGAGATGGGAAGCCTGTACGTTAATCCAAGATAATCCTCTGAAACATAAAGTCAGTGTGTGCTGGTTAAACAGACACACTTCCTGCACGCTGGAGTCAGGACACTTTAAACCTTTGTTATCGGTCACTCAGATCCTCTGATTACACCTTCAGCCACCTGTTTTGCTCCGTCTGCCTTAGTGTGAGGCCTAATCGACATAATGCACTCCTCCTGTTTTAAATGGTGCACTATCTGATCTCGTCCACCTCACTGGAGCTCATTACTAGACCTTGACATCCAGCTGGCGTCGAGCTGACACCTGTCATGTTCAAGGACGTAGAACGGCAGCAGATTAAAGACAGCGTTTTTGGATCCAGAGCGTGACGAGGAGAAGCTGCTGACATGCACTTTAATTCAAGATAATATTGTAATAAAGTGCATCTATGGATCTACCTATGTGTGCatgaacacactcacaccttAGAGTCAGTTTAAAGTCCCCTGTGAAACTAATGTGTATATGTTTCTgagctgtgggaggaaaccagagaacTCTTGCACAGAAAAAGACTCCAGAGTCTAAAGCAGCCTCAGAAATTTAAACTGAACTCTAAACCCTAACAGACTGAAATACCCTTGAAAAGATGTTTTCCATGACATAAGTTTGATTCTGATATTTCGAATAGCACTTTATCATGTTATAGAACATGGAgagattgtttttacattattgCCTTTTCTTATAAGGTTCAGGGTGTCAATATTAATCCTCAAGGAGCATTTTGATTTACAGCTACTAGTAaagcataaaacacaaaaatcataaataaattagaagAACTCAGAGAGCGCagacctccaccaaggccacagtgtgattTAATAGTgcgatctggatcataatctgaaTCAGTACCAAAATTGagtatattgtttttatgacaaatccaacatttcctggaaatttcatccaaatctgttcattagtttttacttgatatttgctaacagacagacaaacaaaccaacacacaccaCATAACTTCCTTAgccagtgaaataaaaacatttcccaAAATTGATTTATTGGACAACATGGTGGGGTGTATCTGCTTTCTAAATGAAGTATAATGAACTCCACGAAGATAGATGAAACCTTTTATACGATcagattttttaatattgtttaagGCAGGagttcattattatttattcagaatAATTATTCACCCATACTTTTGTGGGTATGAAAAGAGTCAATGTGGTCTTTTGGTACTCACTTTAGCAGCATTCGGCAACACTGGTGTTTTAATCTTCTGGAGCATCATTATTAGTATTTTCTGTAGTTTGAGGATAGTCTGATGTTTGCCTAATCCATAACCATAATCTTAACCTCCGACCCTGGGTTCTAGCCTTAATTAACTCTAGACAAGGACCCCAGAATAAATGAGCACGCAATGGTAAACATGAGCATGAACAGGCACCTGTTCAGTATGGGCTGATGTTATTAAATGAGGAAAATATGAGATAACCAGCACCCATCAGACTGCCAAATATTCCTTTAACTTATTCTTTAAAGTCAACCGATCCTTGTAGAAATTTCAGTactcttttaattaaattaattaatgcaAATAgatgaaaaacatatttttattggcTTCTGTATAACAGTCAATTCATAGTGTCATTTATTCATCCATGTTGTAtcctctttctttatttaagcTTGTCCTGGTAATGATCGTAGATCCTGTGAAATActtaaacagtaaataaaattaaaatatatatattgcagCAGCGTTTATGACTGATTTTGTGTGTAATTGCCTGTATGTTCAATgcgtcactttttttttttttttttttatgtaattgaaATAACACAATCAATACAAGGCAGTTATCATTATACATTTgaacacagataaacaaaagccAGGGGGGAATACTTTATACACAAACATTGAATAAGGTGCACAAATCAATAGTTTTTATGGCTTTCTTATTGTTAGAGTCagatatatttataatatattgTTCAAGTTCCTTTTTAAAGACCAGAAAAGNNNNNNNNNNNNNNNNNNNNNNNNNNNNNNNNNNNNNNNNNNNNNNNNNNNNNNNNNNNNNNNNNNNNNNNNNNNNNNNNNNNNNNNNNNNNNNNNNNNNCCAGACTATCAAGTCAACATGGCTAAGTTTAAGCCACGACGTTAAATATTCGTAAAGTACAGTCTCTTTCACTTCAGCACAAAAGTACTTGCTACTGTTACAGTTTACCTCGAGTAGAGTACGGTGACGAACATATGTTTCATTATGCTGTAAAATCTTTGGTGCTCAGCTCCAGTTAGAACATGCGCTCATGCCGCCATCTTGGCCCCCCCACCACACTGCTGTTCAATGCGTCACTCTTCTATTATGCTATTATGTCTATGGTGTCACTGGCCTGTAACCTTCGGGTGCGCTGTTGTGCGCATGCTCGTACCCTCGCGCACTGCAGCATCTCTACACGACCCACTTCCTCCTTCACTTCCGGGAAACACAAACCCAAGATGGCGACGCTGACAATGAGCCGACCACCTTTCGGAGGTTTCAGTTTCGAAAACTGTAAGAGGTATGCGCTCATGAGTTTTTTAAACCCTACCAGAACACGGACCATGTTGAGTTTAATTTATGTCGccattttaaagtaaactgtTGTGTTTTAGTTGGTTTTAAAGCGGTTTTCTGTTGATGCTAGCTCGTGAAGACTCGCCTTTCATACAATGACTCAGGCATTTTTACCGGCGCTACTTTTAGGCAGAGTCACTTACTTTACGCCTTTAAACGTAGCGGTACTTTATTTTCTggactttttttagtttgtttatattgtaaCATAGCCTGTCCAcgttagttttatttatataaacgTATATGTACCCATTTACTTTCGTTAACAAACTGCAATGGGAATATTTCCTCTGCTATTAGCCTCGTGTCAACACACCGAGTGGACTCctgaataaaatgaattaaacagaaattaacgtgtatatatatatatatatatatatatatatatatatatatatgatccTTTAAGTTGTATTTGCTGCTGAAACATTTAGCTATGTTTTTGAAAGGGGTTGTAAATGCCTGGTGAGGATTTGTTTCTGTATGGAAATATGACTTCattctttttatgattttattattgttttaaagctcttaaTGGTTTGTAAGTGGTGACTCTTGACTGTAtagctttattattttacttgcTATAATCGTTTTTCAGTCATACgcattcattattatttattatttgtttcagaaatgCCACTTTGGAAGGCGAAACGAGCAAACTGGGATTCAGTCTGCCTGCTGCTCGAAAAACAGGAACAACCATCTGTGGAGTTGTCTTCAAGGTGAGAGACTGAAAACAAGCTCTCCTGTAAATTAAGCCATTAgtacaaattaataaatatgtCATGATtagatatttaattttattacagcTTTTACGAGACATTTCATATTCAGACTTCCTAATCATCTTCATTCATCTGTATGAAAACAGTCTTTGGCGTTTTTCCTAATAAGTCAAacttattcagtctttttctgtttgtacttAAATGACTACTTTATCATGCAAACTGAGGCCTGAAGAGGCTGAGTGCTTTGTAACTcttccagattgatgggcagctaCAGGTCATTGCTGgtgtctttccaccttggcgttgtgttaacacacacccgTATGcatcagagcagcaaactgactgaACATGAATTAATCTATGCAGTTAATTTGCAACATCTGGATGTTACTTTCAATCTTAATTCTTTTGAGGGCAATAAGGatgtaattatgtttttacaCACTGCTTCTGCAGTTtcgctttttttatttgttgttgttgttggtcaGTAATTGaagttagagctgtcgcctcccagcaagaaggtcacaggttcgcctcctggcctttctgggtggagtttacatgttctccctgtgcgtGGGTTCTCTCCgagtactccagtttcctcccacagactaaaaacatgcatgttaaggttaactggtaactctaaattgtccctaggtgtgagtgagagcatgattgtctctttgtgtccctgtgatggacttggcaccagctcccccaatCTGAGTTGTTTTGTCGTCTATCAGAGGTTATATTTACCTCATTTAAAGATCAGTAAGGAGCAGATCATTTTGCCCTGATGGAAACTTTTTCCACGGCTGATGccaatctttagaaatcaaTGCAAAAAATGGTCAACATACAACACcgattatttgtttgtttgtttgttttataattgatcaacttaaataaatatatatggggggggggggggggNNNNNNNNNNNNNNNNNNNNNNNNNNNNNNNNNNNNNNNNNNNNNNNNNNNNNNNNNNNNNNNNNNNNNNNNgggggggggggggggggcataaTCATGGTAAGGGGTTTTAGAGCTTTTTCTTTGTAAGGATAATCTGTGCTTATTGTTAGGTTGTAAttctaaacctttaatttttaattagtCAGGTAATGACTTTAACATTAAAGAATGGACTTCATCCTTACTGAAACAAGTCAAAGGTTTGGACCCACTGAAACATTGATGGTGTTTGTGTAGGTGTGTTTACAGGCTCACTAAAACTTAACGTAGTGAACACCTACTCTGGAATAATTACTTTTCTTTCCTAAAAAAACACCAAGTCAAACAggtaacaaaatgttttcctgaaCCTAAACGTTTTGTGGTTCCGTGTTAAGGATGGCGTTGTTCTCGGAGCCGACACACGAGCCACTGAGGGCATGGTCGTGGCGGACAAGAACTGCTCCAAGATTCACTACATCTCCCCCAACATTTAGTAAGTAACAACTCGGACATGTTGGAGGTCATACATGTGGCTTTGAAAcggagctgctgtttgttctcaTAATATTCTGTTTGTATGATTGGTTTTTCTTCAAGCTAAATCTGATGCAGCAAAGCTTTGAGAAATCCTGCTGAGGTTTTTATATAATGAAGCTGAAGCCTTGGGTGTTTGACGCCTCCTGACATCTGCGTAATCTCATTGTTTTCCAGCTGCTGTGGGGCAGGAACAGCTGCAGACACAGAGATGACCACTCAGATCATCTCCTCCAACCTGGAGCTGCACTCCCTGTCCACAGGCAGGCTGCCACGCGTGGCCACCGCCAACCGCATGCTCAAACAGATGCTCTTCAGGTGCGCCTGCTTCCTGTGTCTTTGTAACTCACACTCTCCTCCTATTTACCTTTGATGGACATAATTACCTGGAGAAATGTGGAAACTTCCTTAGATATTCACAAGTGCCTCAGGGCTAATTTTCTCCTTTCTCAGTTgtattaaaagtgaaaatgtcagtttttatggCTTGTAAATgagcaggtttgtgtgtgttctcagGTATCAGGGCTACATCGGTGCTGCTCTGGTCCTGGGGGGAGTGGACTGTAATGGTCCCCACCTGTACAGCATCTACCCTCACGGCTCCACCGATAAGCTGCCCTACGTCACTATGGGTCAGTGTCGCACGCAGCTCACATTTTACTCACAGCTCCAGGACTATGGATTCCTGAAGTTACATGTTTTAGTCGCCATCGTCTTGATTTTGAAGGTGTACACTCTGTTTCTGCTCCAGACCCCATCGACACAGGGTTGCATAAAATACGCAGATTTGGTTAGAATCTAACTTACACTTTTATCATGATTTTCAAAACAGTgtcattatatttttttcttctgtttttctggtggtaaaataatttcagaaagCTGGAAAGGAGTCTGTAAATATTGAAAGGGAAGCTTATTAAAGCCCTGATCACAGTCCTTCCCTCATGATAGAAATCATCAGCAAACAGGATGCTTTATGcttgggttttttctttgtatttatagGTCTAAGATCAACTTTGACATAAACTCACCTGCCGTTACTAAAGAAGTACTGTAGCAGGCTTGTTTTTATCACTGCTCACAGTtagacacacacaaatcctcATGTTTAATACTAtctattaaaacttaaaatacataaactgaAATGTGTAACTCAGTTGTGCTGATTCTGTTGACATGAACGTTCTTTCTGAGCTAAACTAATAGCAAATGTCAaatgaattactttttttttttttttttttttaaggctctGGCTCCTTGGCCGCCATGGCTGTGTTTGAAGACCGCTACAAGCCAAATATGGAGGCGAGTCGaccatttaaattatttcataacAGGACGGTTATAGAAGCTTCTATGAAAAACTGAGTTTCTGTAAATGAGGAGCTGTTTTTCACTTGAGCATCCATGTGGTCGTTTcctgacaggaggaggaagcCAAGCGGCTGGTGCGTGACGCCATCGCTGCAGGCATCTTTAACGACCTGGGCTCCGGCAGCAACATCGACCTGTGCGTCATCACCAAGGGCAACGTGGACTACATCAGGCCCCATGACGAGGCCAACAAGAAGGGAGTCAGGTGAGACCTGCAGGGGGGGCATTTCTGGAATACGTGGATCTGTTTGTACACTTTGTTTTGAGTACTGGTGAGACGTGAATAAACGTGTAAACATGCAGCCATGTCTCCACCTGAACGAAGCGCCTCATGTCACGTCACCATAAAGCATGCAAGGATGTTGCTCTCAGGACTTTTTTAACTCGCATCACTTCCTGAACGGTGACTGACTTGTTGCTTGTTCTGCTTGAAGACTAAATGAGCTCGAAGCCTTGCAGCTGTGAGTACAGACGGAGTGTTGTGGTAGAGTGCCGACAGCCGATGCCGCCGCGACTAACTCGTCTCAGCTCACTAACCGTTTTCCTTGGTTTTCACTTGTCCTGCTTAGTTTGTCTTTGAATAACCAGTGTGTACGGCTGTGTCTTTAGGATGGAGTGGCAAATCGCTGCATGTTGTGCATTACAAATCCTCTAACTAAAAGAAGAATTGTGTAAATGAATGTGTCTgaccttttgtttcctcccGATCTAGAACTGGTGATTACAAATACAAAAGAGGAACGACCGCCGTGTTGACGAAGGCCATAAGCCCCCTGGACCTGGAGGTAGTGGAAGAGTCGGTCCAAACCATGGACACCTCGTAATTCACTAACACGGTGTTTCTTAGTGCAACTAGTTACCCCTTTTGAATTCCTGACACAGTTTTTGCTTTACAATAAAAGTTGATTGTTTATTGAAGATTCTGTTAAGTTTCCTGTtaaagtgttgtgaatgaaacATTGTGTTTAAAGAGGACAGATCACACAAAACAGCTTCCTGTCTGAGCCAAACAAGCTGTTTACTGTCTTTACTGATGCAGTTTATCAATTAGGttttaacagttaaaaatgtaaattatattCATTATTTTGATATGACTCAACGATTTATAAACTCAGTGGAAGCTTTAAAGTATTTCAGTGTCAGTTCATTTGAAACAAGCCCAATTTTTACAGTACTCATGCTGGCCACAAGGGGGTGCAGCGTGATCACAGGGTAAATGCTGAATCttcaaatggtaaaaaaaaaagcttacaaATGGTATCAATcatctttttagctttttttttaatcacaaatgtgacgtaaaacaacaaaaagatgtttaatCACCTCAGCAGCTTTGCACCTGACCTGATTATAAGATGTCATTAAAGTATTGTGagtggcagctgctgctgaatctAACCTACAGATAGTCTTGAAGCTGAAGACTCACCATTGATGTGGTGACCGAAAACTAATATTTAAGAGGCAAAAATTTGACTTCATTCCTCAAAGAGAAGCCGTCTGTAACGTGAGTTTTTACTCCCAAGTTTAAAGCCAAAGAGCGCAGTGCAGTAGACGGTTAAAGGAGCGTTTGagtatgacagaaaacacattcaCATCTGCACGTGggagacatttattttactaCCACAGAttacaaactgataaaaacaacagaactttCAACATACTGTCTGGTACGATCAGAGGCTTTCTGGAAacttcatttctgtgtttccggATTCACAGTAACAATGTGCCGGTTTAAGCACTTCAAACATGAGCGCTGATGAATGCTGCTGATGGTAACATGAAACTATCGTCAAGAGCGTCCGCGACTTCGGTTCTGCTGAAAACCGTCTGAAGTCCAGTGTTCAGATTAGATCAGGTTTAAGGTTTGGCTCAACACTTTCCCCTCTTGTGTCGTGTGCTGCCACACCAGCTAACGTTGTGTTGatagtaaaatgttttaaggaATTCTTCGTAAAAACTACGTGGCCAGATTTCTACTCATTCTGGGGCAGGAGATTTTAGAACCGACGCGACCCAAAAAGGTGTTAAACGTCTCCGAGTACCACTGCATCATGGGAataaagtcaggaaaaaaagggaGTAGAGGGGGGTTAGGTTCAtttctcctcatctcctctggatttttattatttaggtaCAATCTGACCCCTTTTAGCCAGGTTTCTGGTTCATCTCAGACATGATTTGATTGATCTGAGCTGATCAGGCTGGACGTCCACTATGAGCACTTTGGTTATTAGTTTCTGATGAagcaggcaaaaacaatatttatttttgcccccataagcacaaaaataacagcaaactTTGCcctaatttataataataagTCTCACTAAAGTGAGAGTTACTTCTTTCTGTCATCTGATTAAgaataagaattaaaaacagcagagttcGGTCTCCAGAGGGTCTTTGGCAGAGGTGCAGGAAATGCAGCCGGTTTTTAAACAGAGTCAGTAACCTGAAGGAAAACTTCCCACAGAGGAGCTGAAAGGAGAGCCGACACAAAACtggtccaaaaaataaataatgcatctTGCTGTTTTGCCATTTTATGACCAAAacaatatacatttttaacaataaaagtgACCCTAACAAGGAATGATTACCAGTTGTTCCTCTGAGGCTTTTAAGAGCTCCTCATGTTTGTCTCAAGACAAATCTGATCTTTGCCAACCTTACAAacttcatctgttttctttaatacattttatcaacacatttttgagaaaacagGCCTCAAACTTACAATACTGTAATATTTAGATGGATATCTTGGGGAAACGGATGCAGACAGGCaggttctatttcatccctactgaccgccagagggcggtactgaaagcactgaatgttcccttcgcgcatgcgcagttcgAGTAATagtatcaacagagtcacacttgTGACACATCGGATGATCAATCAGAGGCTATATAGCCTGACGTCATCCGAGgctctgttccttttttcttctcgcATGCGGTTCGCTGCACATGGCATNNNNNNNNNNNNNNNNNNNNNNNNNNNNNNNNNNNNNNNNNNNNNNNNNNNNNNNNNNNNNNNNNNNNNNNNNNNNNNNNNNNNNNNNNNNNNNNNNNNNGAGGCAgcagatttaaagaaataatcctGCATTTCTCATCGACTGTGTCAGAGTTTAGGATTGGAAGCAGGGGAGGTTTGTCTCACTGTGTGACAGCAGCTTAACatggtgtgtgttttatttatgtgtgtgtgtgtgtgtgtgagtaaacTAAGTCAGCCCTTTCTGTTGTAACAATAAATCCCGCAGGTCAGTTTAAGCCATCTGTCagcttttaaatttacatttctaAATCATTTCACTAAAACAAAGTTAGCAGCTCTATAAAAGTCCTTCTTAGATaaaggtgtaaaataaaatcagtcctATATACANTATTACTcgaactgcgcatgcgcgaagggaacattcagtgctttcagcaccgccctctggcggtcatccgggattcatagaaccgtagttacataCGTAACCTTCGATTTATACacaagtgaaggaaaaaaaaaagacatctaaCCTTCATCacatcaagataaaaaaaaaacaaaagagtcaaGACTTTCAGTAAATCCTTCGTAATCGGACGCAGTCAACGCCACAAACTGTTCATTTAAACAACTTAATTTTGTACACGAACAGACAAAAAGGTGTGAGAATGATACATAATAAACATCTAAACTGCTCAGCATCGCTGCACACAGGTTactaagaggaaaaaagagcAGGGTGTTGAACCTGGAATGCATCACCTGTGCAGTTTTCCAAACAGAAAGCTCGAATCAGATCAGAGGGAGACGCAGCTCTCTGTCCTcagctaaatgaagcaaaagaaaCGCAGGCACCTCTCGTGTGAACACTTCACCTCCTGAGTGCTGTTCAACTACTGTACTTCTTCACACCCGTCTGGACAGAAAAGGTGTTGGGAGtgtgcaaacaaaacacagaaatccatttgtgcacatcttttttttcttttttcctccctcaaATGAAGCTAAGGCACGTTTTGGCAACATCAGGCAAAGCTAACATCAAGTGGTTTGAGCTCCTCGGACTGAGTGGACGACGGCGACGGGAGGCGCTCAGGTGCTGGAGGTCCACATGTGCATCTGTTTGGCGATCTGAAGCACAAAGACGATGTCGGGCCTCTGGTCCGGGTTGGGGTTGATGCACATGCTGACCAAGTCCCGCAGCTGAGAGACAAGCAGGCGGGTTAGTCAGTTTTTTCTTCATGATAAAGCCTCAAAACTGGAAGAAGCTGTTCATTAGTTGGAAAAGGTTTGCCTGTTCGTTTACCTTCTCAGAGTAAAGGTCAGGTGGGAGAGGGGGGTAATCACACTGCTCGATCTTTTGGCACAGAGACAGGAGGTTC
Above is a genomic segment from Kryptolebias marmoratus isolate JLee-2015 linkage group LG14, ASM164957v2, whole genome shotgun sequence containing:
- the psmb7 gene encoding proteasome subunit beta type-7 isoform X1; translated protein: MATLTMSRPPFGGFSFENCKRNATLEGETSKLGFSLPAARKTGTTICGVVFKDGVVLGADTRATEGMVVADKNCSKIHYISPNIYCCGAGTAADTEMTTQIISSNLELHSLSTGRLPRVATANRMLKQMLFRYQGYIGAALVLGGVDCNGPHLYSIYPHGSTDKLPYVTMGSGSLAAMAVFEDRYKPNMEEEEAKRLVRDAIAAGIFNDLGSGSNIDLCVITKGNVDYIRPHDEANKKGVRTGDYKYKRGTTAVLTKAISPLDLEVVEESVQTMDTS
- the psmb7 gene encoding proteasome subunit beta type-7 isoform X2, with translation MATLTMSRPPFGGFSFENCKRNATLEGETSKLGFSLPAARKTGTTICGVVFKDGVVLGADTRATEGMVVADKNCSKIHYISPNIYCCGAGTAADTEMTTQIISSNLELHSLSTGRLPRVATANRMLKQMLFRYQGYIGAALVLGGVDCNGPHLYSIYPHGSTDKLPYVTMGSGSLAAMAVFEDRYKPNMEEEEAKRLVRDAIAAGIFNDLGSGSNIDLCVITKGNVDYIRPHDEANKKGVRLNELEALQL